One Thioclava sp. ES.031 genomic window, CGGCAATTTCAGCCCTTCGGAGGCGAGCAGCCGCACGATGATCGCAGCTTTCTGGCGCCGCGTAAGCGGTCCCGGCCGGGCGGATTTGTCGCCAGCCGAGTCGGACCCGGCCATATGACCGAGCGCCATGGGCGCGATCGCATTCACCGCGAGAACCTCCGTGCTGGGCATCGGCCGCGCGGGCGGCCAATGCGGTTTCGCGGTCAGCTTTGCACGGAGGCCGTTAAGACGGGATTACCGTCTCAGCGGTCAGCTGGACTGCAGGACGCAGGCACTCGCGTCCTTGTCCCAGACCTGGCCCTGCGGGCAGGACATGGAGGCTTGGTGGCCGCTAAAGCACTCGGCCGACGCGGCGAGCGGGGCGAGGATCAGCACGGCGGCTGCAAGGATGGTTCGGGTCATCTGCAATCTCCCTTTGCTAGATGCCCTAGGGTAAGCCCGAATCGCACGCGCCGCCTATAGTCGGCTGACATAGGCGGCGCGGAACGGGCTTGTTTCTCGATTATTCGCCGAAAACGCGGGCGAAAATCGTGTCGACATGCTTGGTATGGTAGCCCATGTCGAACTTCTCGTTGATGCCGTCGACGCCGAGAGCGGCCACGACATCCTTGTCGGCGAGCAGCTGTTCGCGGAAATCGACGCGCTCTTCCCAGACTTTGAGCGCATTGCGCTGCACCATCGCATAGGCGTCTTCGCGCGACACGCCGGCTTGCGTCAGCGCCAGCAGAACGCGCTGGCTCATCACCAGACCGGGGAACTTGTTCATGTTCGCGAGCATGTTCTCGGGGTAGATGATCATCTTGTCGACGACGCCGGCCAGACGGTTCAACGCGAAATCGAGCGTCACGGTCGCGTCGGGGCCGATGCCACGCTCGACCGAGCTGTGCGAGATGTCACGCTCGTGCCAGAGTGCCACGTTCTCCATCGCCGGGATCACGGTCATCCGCACGAGGCGGGCAAGCCCGGTGAGGTTCTCGGTCAGGACCGGGTTCTTCTTATGCGGCATCGCCGAAGAACCCTTCTGACCCATCGAGAAGAACTCCGCGCCTTCGAGCACTTCGGTGCGCTGCATGTGGCGGATCTCGATCGCGACGTTCTCGATCGACGACGCGATGACGCCCAGCGTGGCGAAGAACATCGCATGGCGGTCGCGCGGGATCACCTGCGTCGAGATCGGCTCCGGCTTGAGGCCGAGCATCTTGCAGACATGCTCTTCCACGCGCGGGTCGATAT contains:
- the purB gene encoding adenylosuccinate lyase, coding for MIPRYARKEMVDIWEPATKFKIWYEIEAHACDAQAELGAIPKENAEAVWKAEDVEFDVDRIDEIEAVTKHDVIAFLTHLAEHVGSEEARFVHQGMTSSDVLDTCLNVQLVRAADILLTDLDKVLAALKKRAYEHKDTVRVGRSHGIHAEPTTMGLTFARFYAEMDRNKARLQAAREEVATGAISGAVGTFANIDPRVEEHVCKMLGLKPEPISTQVIPRDRHAMFFATLGVIASSIENVAIEIRHMQRTEVLEGAEFFSMGQKGSSAMPHKKNPVLTENLTGLARLVRMTVIPAMENVALWHERDISHSSVERGIGPDATVTLDFALNRLAGVVDKMIIYPENMLANMNKFPGLVMSQRVLLALTQAGVSREDAYAMVQRNALKVWEERVDFREQLLADKDVVAALGVDGINEKFDMGYHTKHVDTIFARVFGE
- a CDS encoding chitin-binding domain-containing protein; amino-acid sequence: MTRTILAAAVLILAPLAASAECFSGHQASMSCPQGQVWDKDASACVLQSS